One region of Pararhizobium qamdonense genomic DNA includes:
- a CDS encoding BtpA/SgcQ family protein — MTQSSKPVGPGAGDAITSLFGRSKAVIGVVHLAPLPGAPRYNGEAIEDIYSQGLEDARAYLEGGCDGVIVENHGDIPFSKPDDIGPETAAYMSVISDRIRRELGRPIGINVLANAAIPALAIAGASGAGFVRVNQWANAYVANEGFIEGEAARAMRYRAKLRANGIRIFADAHVKHGAHAIVADRPVEEQVKDLVFFDADAVIATGQRTGHAADLGYIRLIKEAAGLPTLVGSGVTPDNARDILDIVDGVIVASSLKYDGVWWNKVEKARVTAFINGLKK; from the coding sequence ATGACACAATCCTCAAAACCGGTCGGCCCGGGCGCAGGCGATGCCATCACCTCCCTCTTCGGCCGTAGCAAAGCCGTTATCGGCGTCGTGCACCTGGCACCTCTGCCGGGGGCTCCGCGTTATAACGGCGAAGCCATAGAGGACATCTACAGCCAGGGCCTGGAGGATGCCCGCGCCTATCTGGAGGGTGGTTGCGATGGTGTCATCGTGGAAAACCACGGCGATATTCCCTTCTCCAAGCCGGATGATATCGGACCGGAAACCGCCGCCTATATGTCGGTCATATCGGATCGCATCCGCCGTGAACTCGGGCGTCCGATCGGCATCAACGTTCTGGCCAATGCGGCCATTCCGGCACTGGCCATTGCCGGTGCCAGCGGTGCCGGTTTCGTGCGCGTCAACCAGTGGGCCAATGCCTATGTCGCGAATGAAGGGTTCATTGAAGGCGAGGCCGCCCGCGCCATGCGTTATCGCGCAAAGCTCAGAGCCAACGGCATCCGGATCTTTGCCGATGCGCATGTGAAGCACGGTGCGCACGCGATCGTTGCCGACCGGCCGGTGGAAGAGCAGGTCAAGGATCTCGTCTTCTTTGACGCCGACGCGGTAATTGCCACCGGCCAACGTACCGGCCATGCAGCCGATCTCGGCTATATCCGTCTGATCAAGGAGGCCGCCGGCCTGCCAACCCTGGTCGGCAGCGGCGTCACGCCCGACAATGCCCGCGATATCCTTGACATCGTCGATGGCGTCATCGTTGCCAGTTCGCTGAAATATGACGGCGTCTGGTGGAACAAGGTCGAAAAGGCGCGTGTCACGGCCTTTATCAACGGACTGAAGAAATGA
- a CDS encoding ABC transporter substrate-binding protein, whose amino-acid sequence MRLSTFLIRSTAAAAMTLVFGAASASADTFALVTINQQALFFNQINDGAQKAADAAGAKLVIFNANNVPAAQNDAIENYITQKVDGIILVAIDVNGVKPAITAAKTAGIPVIAIDAQIPDGDNISFIGVDNAKAGEDIGKFFSDYVKSDMSGTAKTGIVGALNSFIQNQRLDGFKKAVTDGGQAVTFLDTVDGQNQQDIALGAAENLMTANPDMTTIYATGEPQLIGAVSAVESQGRQKDVKIFGWDLTAQAAKGIEEGWVTAVVQQDPAGEGKAAVEALVKLKKGETIEPIINVPVTIVTKDNVAQFKDMFK is encoded by the coding sequence ATGCGCCTTTCCACATTTTTGATCCGCAGCACCGCAGCCGCCGCCATGACATTGGTTTTCGGTGCCGCCTCCGCCAGCGCAGATACATTTGCGCTTGTGACCATCAACCAGCAGGCCTTGTTCTTCAATCAGATCAATGACGGTGCCCAGAAGGCTGCGGATGCCGCCGGTGCCAAGCTGGTTATCTTCAACGCCAACAATGTGCCGGCCGCACAGAACGATGCGATCGAAAACTATATCACCCAGAAGGTCGATGGCATCATTCTCGTGGCCATCGATGTCAACGGCGTGAAGCCCGCAATCACGGCGGCAAAAACCGCCGGCATCCCGGTTATCGCCATCGACGCACAGATCCCGGATGGTGACAACATCTCCTTCATCGGCGTTGACAATGCCAAGGCTGGCGAAGACATCGGCAAGTTCTTTTCCGATTATGTGAAGTCCGATATGTCCGGCACCGCCAAGACCGGCATTGTCGGCGCGCTCAATTCCTTCATCCAGAACCAGCGTCTTGATGGTTTCAAGAAGGCTGTCACCGATGGCGGCCAGGCCGTCACCTTCCTTGACACCGTCGATGGCCAGAACCAGCAGGATATCGCGCTGGGCGCAGCCGAAAACCTGATGACCGCCAATCCCGACATGACGACGATCTACGCCACCGGCGAGCCGCAGCTGATCGGCGCCGTCTCCGCCGTCGAAAGCCAGGGCCGCCAGAAGGACGTCAAGATCTTCGGTTGGGACCTAACGGCGCAGGCCGCCAAGGGCATCGAAGAAGGCTGGGTCACCGCCGTCGTTCAGCAGGATCCGGCCGGCGAAGGCAAGGCTGCCGTCGAAGCACTGGTTAAGTTGAAGAAGGGCGAGACCATCGAGCCGATCATCAATGTCCCCGTCACGATCGTGACCAAGGACAACGTTGCCCAGTTCAAGGACATGTTCAAGTAA
- a CDS encoding transcriptional regulator: MKKIQRSFVIEYKSGRKKTDPKSNSIWGNMDLKSVARDVEDDALPFPRPDVQDQASASEVSLPNVNWKEPLLTQSNAHPTTATATQEATMADENNSTISNDAPTSVVASIDAPKKQRKPRAKKAAPEAAAVETAAEPAAAAKRGKQVRGRKPKSSEAALTVKSAPVKRAPKAARVSAAAAPVAAIDDIADLLQLEEENQRLRKLLTEKLRAENADLRKRLNLG; this comes from the coding sequence GTGAAAAAGATTCAACGCAGTTTCGTGATTGAGTACAAATCCGGTCGGAAGAAAACCGATCCAAAATCGAACTCGATCTGGGGCAATATGGATCTCAAGTCCGTCGCGCGGGATGTGGAGGACGATGCTTTGCCGTTCCCGAGACCGGACGTACAAGACCAAGCATCCGCAAGCGAAGTCTCCTTGCCCAATGTAAATTGGAAAGAGCCGTTGTTGACACAATCAAACGCACATCCGACAACTGCAACGGCTACACAGGAGGCAACCATGGCCGATGAAAACAATTCTACAATAAGCAATGACGCACCGACCTCTGTCGTCGCGTCAATCGATGCGCCGAAGAAGCAGCGCAAACCGCGCGCCAAAAAGGCCGCTCCAGAGGCAGCTGCGGTCGAAACTGCTGCGGAACCCGCCGCTGCCGCCAAGCGCGGCAAGCAGGTAAGGGGACGCAAACCCAAGTCGAGCGAGGCGGCACTCACTGTCAAGAGTGCACCTGTGAAACGCGCTCCGAAGGCTGCGCGTGTTTCGGCCGCTGCAGCGCCGGTTGCTGCTATTGATGATATCGCCGATCTTCTGCAGCTGGAGGAAGAAAACCAGCGTCTGCGCAAATTGCTGACGGAGAAGCTCCGGGCGGAAAATGCGGACCTGCGGAAGCGGCTCAACCTTGGTTGA
- a CDS encoding ribokinase: MRVHVVGNVCIDTTFRLDRFPEAGETRNALGHADGLGGKGANQAIAAARTGVPVTLWAAIGRDANGAWIRQMLAGEIDSACLTDLDLPTDRSTVAVDEGGENIIISGVSCALAFDPIKQTGLLDSIEPGDVLIMQGNLAAGVTSACLRAARAKGLTTVLNASPLVAGVRPGFEDFDIVIVNQGEAEALSGVAVASEAAAKILELGAHSVVVTLGSKGCLLLPGAGVAAIHIEAPRVAAIDTSGAGDVLCGIFAGCLAKGMHPQRAIRIAVQASALAVTRTGTLSSCPTAQELSTLIETSETEHP; this comes from the coding sequence ATGCGCGTGCATGTCGTTGGCAATGTCTGCATCGACACCACCTTCCGTCTCGACCGCTTTCCAGAAGCGGGCGAGACGCGGAATGCCTTGGGGCATGCCGATGGGCTCGGCGGCAAGGGGGCCAATCAGGCCATTGCCGCTGCCCGCACCGGGGTGCCCGTCACGCTTTGGGCCGCAATCGGCCGGGATGCCAACGGCGCATGGATCCGCCAGATGCTCGCCGGCGAGATCGACAGTGCCTGCCTGACGGATTTGGATCTGCCGACTGACCGCTCGACCGTCGCGGTCGATGAAGGCGGCGAGAACATCATCATCAGTGGCGTTTCCTGCGCCCTGGCTTTTGATCCGATCAAGCAGACCGGCCTGCTCGACAGCATCGAGCCCGGCGACGTGCTGATCATGCAGGGCAATCTTGCGGCAGGCGTCACCAGCGCCTGCCTGCGCGCGGCGCGGGCCAAAGGACTGACAACCGTGCTGAATGCCAGCCCGCTTGTTGCCGGCGTCCGGCCGGGGTTTGAGGACTTCGATATCGTCATCGTCAATCAAGGGGAGGCGGAGGCGCTCTCGGGCGTTGCTGTTGCATCAGAGGCTGCCGCCAAGATACTGGAACTCGGCGCGCATTCTGTGGTGGTCACCCTCGGCTCAAAAGGTTGCCTGCTTCTTCCCGGTGCCGGTGTAGCCGCAATCCATATTGAGGCCCCCAGGGTTGCGGCAATCGATACCAGTGGTGCGGGGGATGTGCTGTGCGGCATCTTCGCGGGATGCTTGGCAAAGGGTATGCATCCGCAAAGGGCGATCCGCATTGCCGTCCAGGCGTCCGCGCTGGCGGTGACGCGAACAGGCACGCTTTCCTCATGCCCAACGGCCCAAGAACTTTCAACTCTCATTGAAACATCAGAAACGGAACACCCATGA
- a CDS encoding Zn-dependent hydrolase produces MICSADINAARLLKRLDDFAAIGATPAGGVNRAALGRQDQAARALLAGLALERGFRVFQDPLANLFIRRDGKNGGLAPFLIGSHLDSQPTGGRYDGALGTLAAFEVLEALEDAGLETEAPIEVVAWTNEEGSRFAPGAMGSMAFSLGHIPQDWQDIRGTDGVFWRDALAETLADSTVAERRPLGFPISGYLELHIEQGPSLENENIPIGIVTGVQGTRWLDITVTGQAAHAGTTQLAFRRDPMMAVTHALHTLYETVMPEDGDARLTVGRITALPGSVNAIPGSVSLSIDLRHPQSDRLDKIEAQVSEAFRSSVAPRGCKADIRRTFDMSPARFSQPVIEGVERAARHLGLGFKHMVSGAFHDALYVARIAPAAMIFVPCRDGLSHNEAEYVEPDHCVAGARMLLQSTLEVISPSAG; encoded by the coding sequence ATGATCTGCTCCGCAGACATCAACGCTGCACGCCTTCTGAAAAGACTGGATGATTTCGCGGCAATCGGCGCAACGCCGGCAGGCGGCGTCAACCGGGCAGCGCTGGGACGTCAAGATCAGGCTGCCCGCGCGCTGCTGGCAGGCCTGGCGCTGGAGCGCGGTTTCCGCGTCTTCCAGGATCCGCTCGCCAACCTGTTCATTCGCCGCGATGGCAAAAACGGCGGCCTTGCCCCCTTTCTGATCGGCAGTCATCTCGACAGCCAGCCGACGGGCGGACGCTATGATGGCGCCCTTGGCACGCTGGCCGCCTTTGAGGTTCTCGAGGCTCTGGAGGATGCGGGACTGGAAACCGAGGCGCCGATTGAGGTGGTTGCCTGGACAAACGAGGAAGGCAGCCGCTTTGCACCGGGTGCGATGGGCTCCATGGCATTTTCGCTGGGGCATATTCCGCAGGATTGGCAGGATATCCGTGGAACGGACGGCGTCTTTTGGCGTGACGCCCTCGCCGAGACGCTTGCGGACTCGACGGTCGCTGAACGCAGGCCGCTCGGATTTCCGATTTCAGGATATCTCGAGCTTCATATCGAACAGGGGCCGTCCCTGGAAAACGAAAATATCCCGATCGGCATCGTCACCGGCGTGCAGGGAACCCGTTGGCTCGACATCACCGTTACCGGCCAGGCCGCGCATGCGGGTACAACGCAACTGGCGTTTCGCCGCGATCCGATGATGGCGGTGACCCATGCGCTGCATACGCTTTACGAAACCGTCATGCCCGAAGACGGCGATGCGCGCCTGACGGTCGGAAGGATCACAGCACTTCCCGGCTCCGTCAATGCAATTCCAGGATCCGTCAGCCTCAGCATCGACCTGCGCCATCCGCAATCAGATCGCCTGGACAAGATCGAGGCACAGGTCTCGGAAGCCTTCCGATCGTCGGTGGCCCCGCGTGGCTGCAAAGCCGATATCCGCCGGACATTCGATATGAGCCCGGCCCGGTTCTCCCAGCCCGTGATCGAAGGTGTGGAAAGGGCGGCGCGTCATTTGGGGCTCGGGTTCAAGCATATGGTCTCCGGCGCCTTTCACGATGCGCTCTACGTGGCGCGTATAGCACCGGCCGCGATGATCTTCGTGCCCTGCAGGGATGGCCTTAGCCACAATGAGGCTGAGTATGTGGAGCCGGACCATTGTGTGGCCGGCGCTCGCATGCTGCTTCAATCGACGCTGGAAGTGATAAGCCCCAGCGCCGGCTAA
- a CDS encoding ATP-binding cassette domain-containing protein → MTDGIPYRVRMTGISKRYNPIQTLDNVSLTLKPGEVLGLVGDNGAGKSTLSKVLSGAVIPDSGTIEIDGKPVSFSSPADARAAHVEMVYQDLSLCDTVDVAGNLFLGREPRRRILGVPFLDNKTMHGLTRDMLDRLGIVIADTRLKVENLSGGQRQSIAIGRAASFEPKVLIMDEPTAALAVAEVEAVLELIRTVSARGVSVILITHRLQDLFLVCDRIQVMYEGRNVAERMIGETSIEEVVNLIVGRKFSARSARHGNETGVSA, encoded by the coding sequence ATGACCGACGGCATACCCTACCGCGTCCGCATGACCGGTATTTCGAAACGTTACAATCCCATTCAGACGCTGGACAATGTCTCGCTGACCCTCAAACCCGGCGAAGTGCTGGGGCTGGTCGGAGACAATGGCGCCGGCAAATCGACGCTGAGCAAGGTGCTTTCCGGCGCCGTCATCCCAGATAGCGGCACCATCGAAATCGACGGCAAGCCGGTTTCCTTTTCGTCGCCCGCCGACGCACGCGCCGCTCATGTGGAAATGGTCTATCAGGACCTTTCTCTGTGCGACACCGTGGATGTTGCGGGCAATCTCTTCCTTGGCCGTGAACCGCGCCGCCGCATTCTCGGCGTGCCGTTCCTCGACAACAAGACGATGCACGGCCTGACCCGCGACATGCTCGATCGCCTCGGTATCGTCATTGCCGATACGCGGCTCAAGGTCGAAAATCTCTCCGGCGGCCAGCGCCAGTCGATTGCCATTGGCCGGGCCGCTTCGTTCGAGCCAAAAGTCCTCATCATGGACGAACCGACGGCAGCCCTTGCCGTGGCCGAGGTCGAAGCCGTGCTGGAACTGATCCGCACGGTCAGCGCGCGTGGCGTCAGCGTCATCTTGATCACCCATCGCCTGCAGGACCTGTTCCTCGTCTGCGATCGCATTCAGGTCATGTACGAAGGGCGCAATGTCGCCGAGCGGATGATCGGCGAGACCAGTATCGAGGAAGTGGTCAATCTGATCGTCGGCCGCAAATTTTCGGCCCGTTCCGCCCGGCACGGCAATGAAACCGGAGTTTCAGCATGA
- a CDS encoding glutamine amidotransferase, with protein sequence MSKSKVLLAGESWVSTATHIKGFDQFPTVTYHTGADELLAVLKDSPFDVQFMPAHEAQRDFPQTLEALSAYDAIILSDIGANTLLLHPDTWIHSKTTPNRLRLLRDYVRNGGALLMFGGYYSFQGINGGARYHRTPVEDVLPVSCLSVDDRVEVPEGFAPVVTGTESHPILKGLGTDWPVLLGYNEVTVKDGAEVLATVSTDYGSQPLLVTGTYGKGRTVAWTSDVGPHWLPSSFIAWPGYKTLFEQMLAWATAKA encoded by the coding sequence ATGTCCAAGTCCAAAGTCCTTCTCGCTGGCGAATCCTGGGTTTCCACAGCGACCCACATCAAGGGTTTCGACCAGTTCCCGACCGTGACCTATCACACCGGTGCCGATGAACTTCTGGCCGTGCTGAAGGACAGCCCCTTCGATGTCCAGTTCATGCCGGCCCATGAGGCGCAACGCGATTTTCCGCAGACCCTGGAAGCGCTGTCTGCCTATGACGCAATCATCCTGTCGGATATTGGCGCCAACACGCTTTTGCTGCATCCAGACACCTGGATCCACTCCAAGACCACGCCAAACCGTCTTCGCCTGCTGCGTGACTATGTCCGCAATGGCGGCGCCCTGCTGATGTTCGGCGGCTATTACAGCTTCCAGGGCATCAATGGCGGCGCCCGTTACCACAGGACGCCGGTCGAGGACGTTCTGCCGGTTTCCTGCCTGTCCGTCGATGACCGCGTCGAGGTACCGGAAGGGTTTGCGCCTGTGGTGACCGGCACGGAAAGCCACCCGATCCTCAAGGGTCTCGGCACGGACTGGCCGGTTCTGCTGGGATATAACGAAGTGACGGTGAAGGACGGAGCCGAGGTGCTGGCGACCGTTTCGACCGATTACGGTTCGCAGCCTCTTTTGGTCACCGGCACCTATGGCAAGGGCCGCACCGTCGCCTGGACCTCCGATGTCGGTCCGCATTGGCTGCCGTCGAGCTTCATCGCCTGGCCGGGCTACAAGACCCTGTTCGAGCAGATGCTGGCCTGGGCAACGGCGAAAGCCTGA
- a CDS encoding phosphotriesterase family protein, which translates to MDHLFDKAPKERVEIGVKTGAVMTVLGPVRVAEMGITLMHEHILLDGAKSWRCPCHPEAQAIGEQKVSMEIIGELRMNPYMNRDNVSLDDSDLALSELKRFQALGGHTVVDTTNIGIGREPAKLARIAKMSGLKIVMGTGFYLEFSHPDWLKNMDVDEVTEFIVNDVGGGTAQPDVMAGIIGEIGVSKDFTPEERKSLRAAARASKITGVPLSIHLPGWERLAHEVLDIVEAEGADLRHTVLCHMNPSHDDLPYQKALAERGAFLEYDMIGMDFYYADQDAQSPSDEQNARAIRSLIDMGHSDRVLLSQDVFLKIMLTRYGGFGYGFILKHFLPRLKRHGVDQAAIDLMLIDNPKSVFSAVL; encoded by the coding sequence ATGGACCATTTGTTCGATAAAGCGCCGAAAGAGCGCGTGGAGATCGGTGTCAAAACGGGAGCGGTGATGACCGTTCTGGGGCCAGTGCGGGTCGCTGAGATGGGGATCACGCTGATGCACGAGCACATTCTGCTCGACGGCGCAAAATCCTGGCGTTGCCCCTGCCATCCGGAAGCGCAAGCGATCGGCGAGCAAAAGGTCAGCATGGAGATCATCGGCGAATTGCGGATGAACCCCTATATGAACCGCGACAACGTCTCGCTCGATGACAGCGATCTGGCACTCTCGGAGTTGAAACGGTTTCAGGCGCTCGGCGGGCACACGGTGGTCGATACCACGAATATCGGCATCGGCCGGGAGCCGGCGAAACTCGCCCGCATCGCAAAGATGTCCGGCCTCAAGATCGTCATGGGGACCGGCTTCTATCTCGAATTCAGCCATCCCGATTGGCTGAAAAATATGGATGTCGATGAGGTCACCGAATTCATCGTCAATGATGTCGGCGGCGGTACGGCGCAGCCGGACGTGATGGCTGGCATTATCGGCGAAATCGGCGTCAGCAAGGATTTCACACCGGAGGAACGCAAGTCGCTGCGGGCCGCCGCCCGCGCCTCGAAAATCACGGGAGTGCCGCTGTCCATTCATCTACCGGGTTGGGAACGGCTGGCTCATGAGGTTCTCGATATTGTCGAGGCGGAAGGTGCCGATTTGCGCCACACCGTCCTCTGCCACATGAACCCCAGCCATGACGATCTGCCTTACCAGAAGGCTTTGGCAGAGCGTGGCGCATTTCTGGAATATGACATGATCGGCATGGACTTCTACTATGCCGATCAAGACGCCCAATCGCCATCCGACGAACAGAACGCGCGCGCGATCCGCTCGCTGATCGATATGGGTCATAGTGATCGCGTTCTCCTGTCACAGGACGTGTTCCTGAAAATCATGCTCACCCGTTACGGCGGCTTCGGATATGGCTTCATTCTGAAACATTTCCTGCCGCGCCTGAAGCGTCATGGGGTCGATCAAGCAGCCATTGACCTCATGCTGATCGACAATCCGAAATCCGTTTTCTCCGCCGTGCTCTAA
- a CDS encoding ABC transporter permease — protein sequence MTMPSSQTGHAGSHVSASRLRKATLWDKLLANGSVVSIALFFLVVCVVFSVITDAFLTAPNLLNIIRQSAPLLIVAAAMTFVITTGGIDLSVGSVLALVATLSATALQAGIAWPLVILLMVLLGVVIGAIHGFFIAYERIPAFIVTLAGLSVIRGLALLITGGYSIPVDPASFFTVIGRSWFLGVPVPALIALVVLLIAYIVFNETPFGRYVTGIGANSEAVRRAGIDTRFTTMFVYILSSAAAALAGIIVTARLGSGSSNAGQGFELEVIAAVVLGGTSLFGGRGTILGTVLGALTVAVIANGLILAHMSPFLTPIVTGTIILIAVWLNFRLFRGAVRGK from the coding sequence ATGACAATGCCTTCTTCGCAAACCGGGCATGCCGGTTCCCATGTCTCGGCCTCGCGCCTGCGCAAGGCCACGCTCTGGGACAAGCTTCTGGCAAACGGCAGCGTCGTCTCGATCGCCCTGTTCTTCCTCGTCGTCTGCGTCGTCTTTTCCGTCATCACCGACGCGTTCCTGACAGCGCCCAACCTGCTCAACATCATCCGCCAGTCGGCGCCGTTGCTGATCGTTGCCGCAGCCATGACCTTCGTCATCACCACCGGCGGTATCGATCTGTCTGTCGGCTCGGTGCTGGCGCTGGTCGCAACCTTGTCAGCGACGGCACTGCAGGCGGGGATCGCATGGCCACTGGTCATTCTGTTGATGGTGTTGCTCGGTGTCGTCATCGGCGCCATCCACGGCTTCTTCATCGCCTATGAACGCATTCCCGCCTTCATCGTCACCCTGGCTGGGCTTTCAGTCATCCGTGGCCTGGCGCTTTTGATCACCGGCGGCTATTCGATCCCGGTCGATCCGGCGAGTTTCTTCACCGTCATTGGCAGATCCTGGTTCCTGGGTGTCCCGGTGCCGGCGCTGATTGCCCTTGTCGTCTTGCTGATCGCCTATATCGTTTTCAATGAAACGCCGTTCGGACGTTACGTGACCGGCATCGGCGCCAATTCCGAAGCCGTGCGCCGGGCCGGCATCGATACGCGCTTTACGACGATGTTCGTCTATATTCTCTCCAGTGCTGCGGCAGCGCTGGCCGGCATTATCGTCACAGCCCGCCTTGGTTCCGGTTCATCCAATGCGGGCCAGGGTTTCGAACTTGAAGTTATCGCCGCTGTGGTTCTCGGAGGCACCAGCCTGTTCGGCGGACGCGGCACGATCCTTGGCACCGTGCTCGGCGCGCTCACCGTCGCCGTCATCGCCAATGGTTTGATCCTGGCCCATATGTCCCCTTTCCTCACGCCGATTGTCACTGGCACGATCATCCTGATTGCCGTCTGGCTCAACTTCCGCCTCTTCCGGGGCGCGGTCCGGGGTAAGTGA
- a CDS encoding 3'-5' exonuclease: MKTIAIDFETANEQRGSACSVGLAWIEDGRVVRIEERLIRPKGMRFSSFNIAIHGIRPEHVEDAGEFPEVMDEFADDFRGATMIAHNAAFDFSVWRACSDLYRQGYPELSYLCSVKMAQKVWPHLGSHKLNILASHLGLTFAHHNAAEDAAICAEASIAIARSLRLSHVRDIPLMIGMRAGRLFSGGYDACTCRKT; this comes from the coding sequence TTGAAGACCATTGCCATCGATTTCGAAACCGCCAATGAGCAGCGTGGCAGTGCCTGCTCCGTCGGCCTGGCTTGGATCGAGGATGGACGTGTCGTGCGCATCGAGGAGCGGCTGATCCGTCCGAAGGGCATGCGCTTTTCATCCTTCAACATTGCCATTCACGGTATCCGGCCGGAGCATGTCGAGGACGCCGGTGAGTTTCCCGAAGTGATGGACGAGTTCGCCGACGATTTTCGTGGCGCAACCATGATCGCCCACAATGCCGCTTTCGATTTCAGCGTCTGGCGCGCCTGCAGCGATCTGTACCGGCAGGGTTACCCGGAGCTTTCCTATCTTTGCTCGGTCAAGATGGCCCAGAAAGTCTGGCCCCATCTCGGGTCACACAAGCTCAATATTCTCGCCAGCCATCTCGGTCTCACCTTCGCGCACCATAATGCGGCTGAAGATGCAGCCATTTGCGCGGAAGCGTCGATCGCCATTGCCCGGTCGTTGCGTCTATCGCATGTCCGCGATATCCCGCTGATGATCGGCATGAGGGCGGGGCGTCTGTTTTCGGGCGGCTATGACGCCTGCACCTGCCGCAAGACTTAA
- a CDS encoding cupin domain-containing protein, producing the protein MTIANHIDDAQTTNPLRLGIRLRLARQTRGMTLKALSDAANCSESLLSKIENGKASPSLPMLHRLVGALDTNIGWMFEESDGEEGIIFRVGTRPLIALDPLRRGEGISLERIIPYSAGHLLQCNIHHIEEKGESAGPIQHAGEEVGYLLAGEIELIVDGKSFMLGTGDAFVFNSELPHHYRNTGRERASIFWVNTPATF; encoded by the coding sequence ATGACGATAGCGAACCATATCGATGATGCCCAGACTACCAATCCACTTCGTTTGGGAATCCGTCTGCGGCTTGCGCGTCAGACCAGGGGTATGACGCTGAAGGCCCTTTCAGACGCGGCCAATTGTTCCGAAAGCCTGTTGTCAAAGATCGAGAACGGCAAGGCGTCGCCGTCGCTGCCGATGCTGCACCGCCTGGTGGGCGCGCTCGATACCAATATAGGCTGGATGTTCGAGGAATCCGACGGGGAGGAGGGGATCATCTTTCGTGTAGGAACGCGGCCGCTGATCGCACTGGATCCTTTGCGGCGCGGAGAGGGGATTTCGCTGGAGCGGATCATTCCCTACTCGGCGGGGCATCTGCTTCAGTGCAACATCCACCATATCGAGGAAAAGGGCGAAAGCGCCGGCCCGATCCAGCATGCCGGAGAAGAGGTCGGCTATCTCCTTGCCGGTGAAATCGAGCTGATTGTTGATGGCAAGAGCTTCATGCTGGGGACAGGCGATGCCTTTGTCTTCAACTCCGAATTGCCGCACCATTATCGCAATACGGGTCGTGAGCGGGCCAGCATTTTCTGGGTCAATACGCCAGCCACGTTCTGA